The Candidatus Hydrogenisulfobacillus filiaventi sequence GGATGACCGTGGCGAAATAGAGGCGCTTACCGCTGGGATCGAACTGCTCGTTGTAGTAGACTCCCGGCGAACGCACCAGCTGGCTGACGATAACCCGCTCGGCCCCGTTGATGATAAAGGTGCCTTTCTCGGTCATGAGCGGGAAATCGCCCATGAACACGTCCTGCTCCTTGACTTCGCCGGTGTCCTTGTTGATGAGGCGCACCCGCACATGCAGCGGGGCCGAGTAGGTAACGTCGCGGGCCTTGCACTCCTCCACCGAGTACTTGGGGGTCTTCAGGGTGTAGTCGACGAACTCCAGGCTCAAGTTGCCGGTAAAGTCCTGAATCGGGGAGATGTCGCGGAAGGTTTCGCGCAGCCCTTCCTCCAGGAACCAGTTGTAGGACTTCTGCTGGATCTCGATGAGGTTGGGCATGTCGAGCACTTCGTTGATGTGCGAGAAACTGACCCGCTGCCGGCGCCCCGCTTGGACAACATGTGCCATCGAGCTTCAGCTCCTTGATTCGGTGGTTTGCCCCAGTGCCAGGTTCCCGTCCGCGAGCCGGCCCCGGCTCAGGCTGGGCAGAGGCGAGGACGCCCATCAACCGACCGCCGCACGGTGCTTCAGCCGGTCAAAGGCTCCGCCCGGCGCGCTCGGTTGGGCGCGCTATCAATGAGTGATGGATGACGCCGTTGTCCGCCGGCTCCCCCGGGGAGCCGCCCCGAACCCGATTCATGCAACCTCCGTGCCCGCCCCTCCGGGCCCGTGGGGCCCGGCCTCCCTGCCTGCATGACCCTTCGGGAAAAGCGCTTAGCCGCCTGTGCGTCCCCCCAGGCTGCTAAAAGCTGACAAAACAATCGCAAGTGGGTATAATAGCACAAGCCCGCCGCCGGATCAAGGGCTCGATCCGGCAGCGGGCACGTCGGTTGCAGCCTACTTGATCTCCACCGTGGCGCCGGCTTCCTCAAGCTTGGCCTTGGCCGCCTCGGCGTCGGCCCGGCTGATCTTCTCCTTGACCGCCTTGGGCGCCCCGTCGACCAGGGCCTTGGCCTCGGTCAGGGACAGCCCGGTCAGCTCGCGCACCGCCTTGATGACCTGCACCTTCTTGTCGCCGGCGGAGGTCAGCACCACGTCGAACTCGGTTTGCTCAACCTCCTCGGCCGGGCCGGCCGCCGCACCGGCGGCTCCGGGCGCGGCCACCGGGGCCGCCGCCATCACCGGGGCGGCAGCGCTGACCCCGAATTCCTCCTCCAGGGCCTTCACCAGCTGGGAGAGCTCGAGCACGCTCATCCCCTTGACCATTTCCACGATCTCGGACACGTTGGCCACGGCCATACCTCCTTCAATGGTTGCGGCCCCCTGCGGGGTCCGTGCCTCCCTGGCAGCCCCGTCCTCAGGACGCGGCCGCCTCCCGCTGCGCGCGCACCTGATCGAGGGCCCGGACCAGCTGGGCGGGGATTTCGTTCAAGGTCCACACCAGGTTGCGGATGGGCGCCGCCATGGTACCCACCACCTGGGCCAACAGCACCTCGCGGCTGGGCAGGTCCGCCAGGGCCCGCACCCCGGCCGCGTCCAGCACCTCGCGGCCCAGGATGCCTGCCTTGACCGCCACCTGGCGGTATTCCCGTGCCGCCTGGGCCATGAGCCGGGCCGGGGCGACGGGATCCACGGTCGAGACCGCCAGCATGGTCTGCCCTTCCAGGTAGGGCTCCAGGCCCTCCACGCCTGCCTCCCGGGCGGCGATCCCGAGCAGGGTGTTCTTGACCACCTTGAGCCGGACCTGCTCCGCCCGCAGCTTGTTGCGCAGGGCGTTCATCTGGTGGGCGGCCAGGCCCCGGAAGTCGGCCAGGACCACGCCCTGGGCCTCCGTCAGCATTTCGCGCATCTCCGCCACCGCGGCCACCTTCGCCGGCGTCGGCATCCGTCCACCCCCCGACAAAAAAGCCTCCCCCCAAGACGGGCAGAGGCATGGGAACAGGAAGCAGGCTTCCCTCTATCCGGTTCATGCCTGGACGGGATATTAAGCCCGAAGGCACCCGCCGTCTTGGGTCCGGATCCGTTGATACCGGATCCGGCCCCCGTTGTCAACCGGCCACGGGCGGCACCAGGCCCACCCGTTCGTAAACCCGGGCCAGCATGGGCTCCGCCAGGCTGCGGGCCCGGGCCGCCCCGGCCGCCAGCACCCGGTCCAGCTCGGCCCCCTCCAGGATGTCCAGGTAGCGGCGGCGGACGGGGTCGAGGGCCGCCACCACCACATCGGTCAGCTCCTGCTTGAAGACGCCGTAGCCGGCACCGCGGGCCCGGAAGCGGGCGGCCACCTCCTCCACCGGCTCCTCCGCCAGCAGGGCGTAAATAGTCAACAGGTTGCTGAGGGCGGGCTTGTGTTCGGGGTCATAGAGGATCTCCCGCCCGGAATCGGTCACCGCACGGCGGATCTTGGCCGCGATCAGGTCCGGGTCGTCGCTGAGGGCAATGTAGCTGTAGGGATTGGCGCTGGACTTGCTCATCTTCCGGGTGGGATCGTCCAGCGCCATGATCCGCCCGCCCAGTTTGGGAATCAGCGGCTCCGGCACGGTGAAGGTCTCCCCGAAGCGGCTGTTGAACCGCTGGGCCAGGTCCCGGGTAAGTTCCAGGTGCTGCTTCTGGTCCTCCCCTACCGGCACCAGGTCGGTACGGTACAACAGGATGTCCGCTGCCATCAAGGCGGGATAGGTGAAGAGGGAGGCGCTCACCACGGCCTTGCCGGCCGCCTTGTCCTTGAACTGGGTCATCCGCTCCAGTTCCCCGAAGTGGACCAGCGACTCCATGATCCAGGCCAGCTGGGTGTGGGCCGGAACATGGGACTGCACAAACAGGGTGGCCCGCGCCGGGTCCAGCCCCACCGCCAGGAATACCGCCGCCAGCTGCCGGGTCTGGGCGGTGAGGGCTGCCGGATCCTGGGGAACCGTGAGGGCGTGCAGGTCCACCAGGCAGTACAGGCAGTCGGCCTGGTCCTGCAGGGCCACAAACTGCCGCAATGCCCCCAGGTAGTTGCCCAGGGTCACCACCCCGCTGGGCTGCACCCCCGAAAATACCCGCGATGCCACCGGTTTACCCGCCTCCCGCCGGAGCCTCGGCTCCCTTGTCCCCCTTATTCTAGCGGATTCCGGCCCCGGCCTTAAACCGCGGCCAGCGCCCGCTGCACGATCCGGTCCACCAGCCGGGGAAAGGGCAGCCCGGCCGCCGCTGCAGCCTTGGGCAGGAGGGAATTCGGGGTGAGGCCGGGCAGGGTGTTGACCTCCAGCAGCACCGGCCCGCCGGGGGTGAGGATGAAATCCGCCCGGGAGAGGCCCCGCGCCCCCAGGGCCCGGTGCGCCTCCAGGGCCAGGGCCCCCAAGCTCTCCGCATCGGCCGGGTCCAGCGGGGCGGGGCAGATTTCGTCCGCCCCGCCGGTCTCGTATTTGCTGGCGAAGTCGAAGAAGCGGCCGCGCCGGGGCCGGATGGCCACCGGCGGCAGGGGCCGGGGTTCCCCGTCCGCGTCCTCCAATACCGCCACCGTGATTTCGGCCCCGTCCAGCCACGGTTCCACCAGCGCCGCCGGGGCCACCGCCAGGGCCGCCGCCAGGCCCTCGGCCGCCGCCGCCTCCCCCTCGGCCCGGCTGACCCCGACACTGGAGCCGCCCACGTTGGGTTTAATGGCCACCACCGGCCCCAACGCCGTCACCGCCGCCAGCACGCCGGAGCGGTCCGCCTGCCAGGTCGCGCGGTCCACCAGGATTTCCGCCGCCACCGGCAGACCCGCCTGCCGGAAGACCCGCTTGGCCATGACCTTGTCCATGGCCAGGGCTGAGGCCAGGCGTCCGCTGCCGGTGTAAGGCACCCCCAGGGTCTCCAGAAACCCCTGAATGGTACCATCCTCCCCGAAGGTCCCGTGCAAGGCCAGAAAGGCCAGGTCCACATCGGCCAGCAGGGCGGCCCCGCGGATGGCTTCCTCCCTCCGGGGCCGTGGCGGGGCCCCTTCCGGCACGAGCGGTACCCCGGCCGGATCGGTGGTGCGTTCCCAACGACCGTCGCGGTGAATCACGAGGGCGCTGACCCGGTAGCGGGACCGGTCCAGGGCCTCAAACACCATGCGCCCGCTGGCGAGGGACACCGCGTGCTCGGTGGAGGGCCCCCCCATGATGACGCTAACATGCGGCAGTGGCGCCATAATCGCTGCTCCTTCCCCGCGGCGGCCTCGCCGGCCGCCCCTGCGCGCCGCTTCGGTCACCCTTTGCTACCTATGCAGGCCAAGCCTGCACGCGCTACCATTTGGCGGGGGCGGCTCCGGGCACTTCCCCGACAGGCCCGCCCCGATGTGTCCGGCCCGGAACATACAGAATCTGTTAGATCCGGCAACCTGCTACCGGTTCCGGGCGTTTGCGTTGGTGAAGAACCGGCACCCCTCAGCCCCTGACCGGGGTGGAGGACCCGGGATTGCACGAAGGAGGCTCTGGCACGATGGCCCACCCTGCGCGCTCCGGTTGGGGCTTGGCGGTGAGCGCCGGCATCGGGCTGGCGGTGCTGGCCGCCGCCGCCGGCTGGTACTACGGGCACGGGTTCCCGGCGTCCCGCCCCCTCCCGGCCGCGTCGCGGCCGGCGCGCGTCCACCGCGCCCGTCCCCGTCCGGTCCCGCCCGCGCTGACGGTGACGGTGTCCCCCGCCTCGGGCACGGTCTGGGGCCGGCTGGCGGAGCCCATCACCCTGCATTTCTCCCAACCGGTGGCGGCCGACGGCTTCCGTCCGCCGGCCCTGTCCCCCGCCGTCCCCGGCCGCTGGGTCCGGGTCTCCGCCCGCACCTGGAGCTTCGAACCGCAGCAGCCCTGGTATCCCTTGAGCGTGGTCCGCCTGCGCCTGGCGGCCGGCGTGCAGGCGGTGAACGGGGCCCACCTCCCGCGGGCGGTCCAGGCCCGCTGGGCAGCCCCGCCCGGATCCGACCTCACCCTGGATGAGGCCCTGGCCCGCCTGGGCTACCTGCCGGTCAGCTTCACCCCGGCGGTGCCCTGGCCACAAGGCACCGCCGCCTGGCTGGCGGTGCTGCGCCACCCCTTGCCCGGATCCTTCAGCTGGGCCTATCCCGACATCCCCGCTCAGCTGGCGGGCCTCTGGCAGCCCGGCAGCGCCAATTTACTGCTGCGGGGAGCGGTGATGGCCTTCGAGCGGCAGCACGGCCTGCCCACCGACGGGGTGGCGGGCCCCGCTGTCTGGCAGGCCCTGGTAGCCGCCCTGGCCGCCGGGCAGACCAACCCCGACGGCTACACCTATGTGCTGGTGCAGGAGACCCTGCCGGAAACCCTGTACCTGTGGCATGACGGGCAGGTGGTGCTGACATCCCTGGCCAACACCGGCATCCCTCAATCTCCCACCCTGCTGGGCACCTTTCCCATTTATCTGCGCTACCGCAGCCAGGACATGCGGGGCGTCAACCCCTGGGGGCAGCCCTACAACGACCCCGGCGTCCCTTTTGTCAACTACTTTGCCGAAGCCGACGCCATCCATGGATTCGTCCGCGCCCGCTACGGCTTCCCTCAGAGCCTGGGCTGTGTGGAGCTGCCGGTGCCGGAGGCGGCAGCGGTCTGGCCCTACCTCCACATCGGCACCCTGGTCACGGTGCTGCCTCCCGGCACCCCGGCCGGGCTGCCGGGGGCGCCCCCACCGGGCGGCACCGCGCCCGGCGCCAGCCAAAGCAGCAGCGGATCCGGCACCGCTTCCGGAAGCGGCGGCGGCAGCACCCCTGTGCCGCCCCCACCCCCGCCGCCCCCGGGCGGCGGGGTGCCCTCCAACACCACCGGCTGAGGCCGCCCTAAAAAAGAGCGCTGCCCGCGGACGGGCAGCGTCGGCGGGGGCCGCCTCAGGCTCCCTGGGCGACCCGGGAAACCTCCAGGGGGTTGACCGGCACCCCGGGCCCCATGGTGGAACTGACGGTGACCCCGCGGATGTACTGGCCCTTGGCGGCCGCGGGGCGCGCCTTGTTGAGGGCATCGATGAGGGCGGCCAGGTTCTCGACCAGGTGCTCGACCGGGAAGCTCACCCGTCCGATGGGGACGTGGACGATGCCGGCCTTTTCCGTGCGGTATTCCACCTTGCCCAGCTTAATCTCGCGCACGGCGGTGGCCACATCCATGGTGACGGTGCCGGTCCGGGGGTTGGGCATGAGGCCCTTAGGGCCGAGGATCTTCCCCAGGCGGCCCACCAGTCCCATCATGTCCGGCGTCGCCACCGCGGTGTCAAAGCCGGTCCAGCCGTTCTGAATGCGCTCGGCCAGGTCCTCATCCCCCACGAAGTCAGCCCCGGCCTCCTGGGCCTCCCGGGCCTTGTCGCCCTTGGCGAAGACCAGCACCGTGCGCGAACGCCCAGTGCCGTGCGGCAGCACCACCGCCCCTCGCACCACCTGGTCGGAGTGGCGGGGGTCCACGCCCAGACGGACGGCGACGTCCACGCTCTCGTCGAACTTGGCGAAGGCCAGTTCCTTCACCAGCTGCAGGGCCTCCTCCGGCGCATAGAGCCGGGTACGGTCCAGGCGGCCTTCCGCCGCCTTCATCTTCTTGCCCACCTTGGCCATCTCCTGCCATGCCTCCCTGCCGTCACCCCCGGGGCTGCGCCCCGGGGCCGGTGTGGTTGTCGGACCGCGCCTCCCACAAGGCATGTCCGCGTGCTAGTCGCCGATCTCCACGCCCATGCTGCGGGCGGTCCCCTCAATCATGCGCTCCGCTGCCTCCACGGTGGGCGCGTTGAGGTCGGGCATCTTGGTCTGGGCAATCTCCCGCAGCTGGGCGCGGGTAAGGGTGCCCACCTTCTTGGCCTTGGGGTTGGCGGACCCGCTTTCCAGCCCCAGGGCCTTCTTGATCAGCACCGACGCCGGCGGGGTCTTGGTCACGAAGGTGAAGGACCGGTCCTCGTAAACCGTAATCTCCACCGGCACGATGGTGCCGGCCTGACTGGCCGTGCGCTCGTTGTACTCCTTCACGAAGGCCATGATGTTGACCCCGTGCTGGCCGAGGGCGGGACCTACCGGCGGGGCCGGGGTGGCCTTGCCGGCCGGGATTTGCAGCTTGATGACGGCCGCAACCTTTTTCGGCACTGTTCTTCCCCTTTTCCGTCAACGGCCGCCGGGATCAGTGCACCTCGGCGACCTGCTCGTAGTCGAGTTCAAGCGGGGTTTCCCGCCCGAACATGGAGACAATGACCCGAACCTTGGCACGGTCGGGCAAGATGGCATCAATCCGGCCCGTAAAGCCCTCGAAGGGCCCTTCCCGGACCGTGACCTCCTGGCCCACGCTGAAGTTGACCCGCGGCAGGTCCGGGGTTCCCGAGAGGTCCTGACCCAGGATCATGCGCACCTCCTCGTCCTGCAGCGGGATGGGCCGGGTGCCGGAGCCCACAAAGCCGGTGACGCCGGGGGTGTTGCGCACGACATACCAGGAGTCGTCGGTCAGGATCATCTCCACCAGCACATACCCGGGGAAGACCTTCTTCTTGACCAGCCGCTTCTTGCCGTCCTTCACCTCGATTTCGTCGTCCATGGGCACGACGACCCGGAAGATCTGGTCCTGCATGCCCATCGACTCCACGCGCCGCTCCAGGTTGGCCTTCACCTTGTTCTCGTAACCCGAATAGGTGTGGATGACGAACCAGTCCTTGCGGACCTGTTCAGACTCCATGGGAACCCGCCGCCTCCCCACAAAAAATGCGCCAAGCCGGCATCGTTGGCCAAAAACCCGCCTAGCGCAACCAATCAGCGGATGAACTGGGCCAGGCCCCAATTGAAAACCGCATCGAGCCCCGCAATGATTAAGGCCACCACCAGCGAACTCAGAACGACGAAGGCCGTGTATGACAAGGTCTGCCGGGGCTTGGGCCAGATCACCTTCTTAAGCTCCGCCCCCACCTCCCGCAGGTACTTGCGCGAGCGGGCAACGGCCGAAGGGCGCACGGTGCCGTTAGGCTGCATGACCTTCCCCACTTCTTCCGGCCTTCTCCCTCCTGCGCCCCTCAGCGGGTTTCGCGGTGCAGGGTGTGGTGACGGCACCACCGGCAGTACTTGTTGCGCTCCAGCCGGTTGGGCGTGTTCTTCTTGTTCTTGGTGGTCGTATAGTTGCGCCGCTTGCACTCGGTGCATGCGAGCGTGATGATGGTCTGCATCGGCACCCCTCCCAGATATGCGGATGGATTTTATCACAGCCATGGCGGGGCGTCAATTTCCGCCTGCGTCCCGGACGCTTGAACCCTCTGACAATTGCGACAGCAATACCGCATGCCTCCTCCCGCCGGCCCGGAGTAGAAAGGTGGGGGCTGGGCGGACCCATACCTGCGGGGGTAGGTTGGAATTAGTCAATCCGGGTCGGACCCGTCGACGGTCGTCCCCTCGATCGCGAACAAACGGACCGGCCGGACTTGACCTTACCAGCCGGCCCTGCCCGGCAGGACCACCGGCATACCTGGCCCGCCCCTGCGGGCACGGGAGGGATGATCCATGCAGACCACACGCCGGGGCACGGCTGCCCTCGCAGCCGGCACCCTGGTGCTGATGCTGGCGGGCGCGGTCCCCGCCACCACCGCCGACCAGGGCTGGAACGGGGTGGCCCAGCCCCCCGCTTATCAGGAACGCATCTTCCCGCCCTGGAGTCACGGCGCCAACGACCCTGCAACCCATCAGGGGCTGCACTTCACGGTGCCGGAAGTGGACGATATGCCCGACTTCCACGGCGACCTCAACCATCCGAAGCTGGTCATCTTCGTGGGCGGCAATTACTTCTTCGCCATGGCGCCCCTGGTGGCCGCCTTCGAGCAGGAGCACCCGTCCCTCAAGGGCCGCATCTTCTATGAGACGCTGCCCCCGGGTATCCTGGTCAAGCAGATGCAGGACCAGGACACCATCACCGTCGGCAACCTGACCTTCACGGTACATCCGGACGTCTACGCCGCCGGTCTGCGCAAGGTGGACGGCCTCATCCGCGCCGGGATGCTGCAGGGGCCGGCGGTGCCCTACGTCACCAACGACCTCGCCATCATGGTCCCCAAGGGCAACCCCGGTCACGTCACCGGCCTGACCGATCTGGGGCGGCCGGGGCTGCGGCTGTCCATGCCCAACCCGGCCTACGAAGGGGTGGCGCGGCAGATTGAAGCCTCCCTGGTCAAGGCCGGCGGCCCCGCCCTGGAGAAAGAGGTCTACCAGACCAAGGTAGCGGACGGGCAAACCATCCTGACCCACATCCACCACCGGCAGACGCCGCTTTACCTGATGCAGGGGATCGCCCAGGCGGGGGTGACCTGGAAGTCGGAGGCCATCTTCCAGGAGATGGCGGGCCACCCCATCTCCTATATCCCCATCCCGGCCCGGTACAACACCACCGCCACGTACGCGGCCGCGGTGGTCAAAGGCGCCCGGCACCCGCGCGCGGCCGAGGAATGGGTGCACTTCCTGGCCTCGCCCCAGGCGCTGGCCATCTTTGAGCGCTACGGCTTCAAGCCCGTACCGCCCTCGAAGCCGGACGCCGGGCCGGTGATCCCGCCCTTCGCCAGCTCGCCGGTGGCTTTTCCGGTCTCTCCCGCCCGCGACTACCTGAAGACCGCCGCCACCCCCGGCCGCCACGGCATCCTGCCCGATGCCCTGGGCCTGCCCGTCTCCCCGGTATACTTCCCGGGCCTGGCCGGCTGGGTGGAGGGAAGGACCACCACCTCGGCCCCGGTCTGGTGGTTCAGCAAGACCGGCAACACCATCCCCAAATATGATGGCCTGGTCATCCGGCAGAGCCGGGTGGAGGGAAACACGGTGGTCATCCCGGCCGGCGGGCTCCTGTACTACGCGTCCCCCGCCCGGGGGGAATTGCCCCTCTCGGCCTCGCCGGAGTACATCCTGGGCAAGCGGTACTACTTCGTCAACTACGACCCCCACATCTACGTGAAGCGCAACTTCACCCTGCCCGTGGGGGGATCGGTGGTTATCGGCAACCAGGTCTACACCCTGGCCGTAGCCCACAAGACACGGGTCAACCCGGTCCCGGTGCTGCACTGGCGCACCCTCGGCGGTTTCAGCATCCGTCCCTACCCCGTGAGCCTGCGTTTCGAGCACCCGCAAGCGGGGGTGGAGCGTAACCAGCCCGCCCTGGACTACCTGCAGGGGGTCATCCGCTCGGTGGACGGCAACCGCAGCGTTACCTTCGCCTCCCTGACCGGCACCGGGGTGGACCACGAATGGTGGAGCCCCGACCTGGCCTTCAACGGCTACGCGGCCGCAGGACAGGTCATCCCGGCCGGCACCGCCCAGGTGCACGTGCAGGCGGTGGACCCCAAGGCGGGCACCGTGACCGTCAGCCTCTGGCAGGACGGCCGCCGGCTGGCCACCCGCGTCCTGGGTCCCCTCACCCACCCGCAGTGGCTGCCGGAAGACAGCGCCCAGCGGGCACGCGCGCTCTGGATTGACGGCAGCACGGAGGTGGAGATCGCGCCCAACCCGGTGGCGGACGAATTCCAGGGCAGCCGGGTGCACCTGCGGGTCTACGGCCAGGTGTCCGAACTCACCAGCGGCCAGCCGGCCCTGCCCTTCTCCCGCCGCTTCGACTACCTGGGCCTGGTCTGCCCCATCGGGCACCACGTGGGCCTCATGCTCTACAACCCCAAGCCCATCGTCCTGCGGCCGGGGGTCCCCTTCCGCGGACCGGCCGGCTACTTCACCCTCACCGTGGACCGCATCGCCGGGCGCACGGTAACCTACACCCTGGCCAATCCCGCCGAGCCGGCAGGGGTCGCCTACAGCCGCTACACCTTCACCAAACAGGACGGCAACATCGACACCCTGGGCGGCCAGGGCCGGGACATCTACGGCCTCATCGCCACCCTCACCGCTACCTACGGCGGCAACCCCGCCTTCGCTCAGGACTTCCTGAGCCAGGTCTGGCCGGGCGGCAACTACCGCACCGGGCACGGGGCACCGGCTCCGGTCACCGGCTCCTGACCCCCCGGCCGGGGGAGAGGAATCCGGAGGCCCGCCGGCGAATGCTATACACGGCCGGGAGGGGGCGCCGTCCGGGCGCCCCCTCCCGCTGTTCCGCCGCCGGCTTGCGGCGGCTACCGGCGCACTGCAAAGGAGCGGATGGTATGAGCAACGGCAGCATGGTCCCCGGCCCCCTCTCCCCGGAGGAACTGCAGGCGGTTGACGCCTGGTGGCGGGCGGCCAACTACCTGGCCCTGGGCATGCTCTACCTCCAGGACAATCCCCTGCTGAAACGGCCGCTGGAACCCTCGGACATTAAGGCCCGCCTGCTGGGCCACTGGGGGTCCGACCCCGGGCAGTCCTTCATCTGGGCCCATCTCAACCGCGTGATCCGGGCCCGCGACCTCAACATGATCTACATTGCCGGCCCCGGTCACGGGGCTCCTGCCACCCTGGCCAACGCCTACCTGGAGGGCACCTATCCCGAGGTCTATCCCGACCGGGGGTGGGATGAGGAAGGTATGAAGCGCTTTTTCAAGCTCTTCTCCTTCCCCGGCGGCGTGGGCAGTCACTGCACCCCGGAAACCCCCGGATCCATCCACGAGGGTGGGGAGCTCGGGTACAGCCTGTCCCACGGGTTCGGGGCCGCGTTCGACAACCCCGACCTCATCGTGACCGTGGTGGTCGGCGACGGCGAGGCCGAAACCGGCCCCATGGCCACCTCCTGGCACTCCAACAAGTTCCTCAACCCGGCCCGGGACGGCGCCGTGCTGCCCATCCTGCATCTCAACGGCTACAAGATCGCCAATCCCACCCTGCTAGCCCGCATCCCCGAAGAGGAACTGCTCGACCTCTTCCGCGGCTACGGCTACACCCCCTACGTGGTGGCGGGGGAGGATCCCGCCGTCATGCACCAGCAGATGGCCGCTACCCTGGATACCTGCCTGGACACCATCCGCGACATCCAGCGCCGGGCCCGGACAGGGGACAGCGGGAAGCGCCCGCGCTGGCCCATGATCATCCTGCGCACGCCGAAAGGCTGGACCGCCCCCCGCACCGTGGACGGCCATTATGTGGAAGGCTACTGGCGGGCCCATCAGGTCCCCATCCCTGATGTGACCACCAACCCCGAGCACCTGCGCCTGCTGGAGGACTGGCTGCGCAGCTACCGGCCCCAGGAGCTGTTCGAGCCCTCGGGGCGGCCGGCCGCCTTCCTGCGGGCCCTGGCCCCTACCGGCCCGCGCCGGATGAGCGCCAATCCCCACGCTAACGGCGGCCTCCTGCGGAAGCCCCTGCGCCTGCCCGACTTCCGCGCCTATGCGGTGGCAGTCCCGCACCCGGGGGCGGTGGAAGCCGAGAACACCGCCGTGCTGGGCACCTACCTGCGCGACGTCATCCGCCGCAACCCCCGCAACTTCCGCCTCTTCGGGCCGGACGAGACCGCCTCCAACCGCCTGCAGGCGGTGTACGAGGCCACCGGCAAGGCCTGGATGGCGGAAAACCGGCCGGAAGACCAGGACGAGGGACATCTCTCCCCGGACGGCCGTGTGATGGAAATGCTGAGCGAACACACCCTCGAGGGCTGGCTGGAAGGTTACCTGCTTACCGGCCGCCATGGCCTCCTGAACTCCTACGAAGCCTTCGTGCACATCATCGACTCCATGGTCAACCAGCACGCCAAATGGATCGAGAAGGCCCGGCAGGAGGTCACCTGGCGCGCGCCCATCGCCTCCCTTAACATCCTCATCAGCTCCACGGTGTGGCGGCAGGACCACAACGGCTTTACCCACCAGGACCCCGGCTTCCTGGATGTGGTCACCAACAAGCAGGCGGGGGTCGTCCGCATCTACCTGCCCCCGGATGCCAACTGCCTGTTGAGCGTGGCCGACCATTGCCTGGCCAGCACCGATTACGTGAACGTGATCGTAGCGGACAAACAGCCGCACCTGCAGTACCTCGACATGGACAGCGCAGCCACCCACTGTGCCAAGGGCATCGGCCTCTGGGACTGGGCCGGCACCGATGCCGACGCCGAACCGGAGGTGGTGATGGCGGCTGCCGGGGACGTCGCCACCATGGAGGCGCTGGCCGCTACCGCCCTCCTCCGGCAGCACTTCCCCGACCTGCGCCTGCGGTTCGTCAACGTGGTCGACCTCTTCAAGCTGCAGCCGCCCAGCCAGCACCCGCATGGCCTGCCGGACCGGGACTACGATAGCCTGTTCCCGCCCGGGGTGCCGGTGGTGTTCAACTTCCACGGCTACCCCGCCCTGGTGCACAAACTCACCTACCGCCGGGCCCACCACGACCGCCTGCATGTGCATGGCTACCGCGAGGCCGGCAGCATCAACACGCCCCTGCAGCTGGCCATACTGAACGGCATCGACCGCTTCCACCTCGCCATCGACGCCATCGACCAGGTCCCCCGCCTGGGTTCGCGGGGCACCCACGTTAAGGAATGGTTGAAGGATGAGATCCTGCGCCATCTGGCCTATGCCTGCGAACACGGCATCGATCCGCCGGAAATCCGCAACTGGCGCTGGCCGCAGGACCTTTAGCCCCCGACCGCCGGCGCCCGGTGGACCCCGGGCGCCGGGGCCGGGCCCTTACAGCCAGGCGTCTGGCTGCGCCAGCCGTCCGGCCA is a genomic window containing:
- the trpS gene encoding tryptophanyl-tRNA synthetase (Evidence 2a : Function from experimental evidences in other organisms; PubMedId : 8950174, 10706627, 12682299, 24572018; Product type e : enzyme); protein product: MASRVFSGVQPSGVVTLGNYLGALRQFVALQDQADCLYCLVDLHALTVPQDPAALTAQTRQLAAVFLAVGLDPARATLFVQSHVPAHTQLAWIMESLVHFGELERMTQFKDKAAGKAVVSASLFTYPALMAADILLYRTDLVPVGEDQKQHLELTRDLAQRFNSRFGETFTVPEPLIPKLGGRIMALDDPTRKMSKSSANPYSYIALSDDPDLIAAKIRRAVTDSGREILYDPEHKPALSNLLTIYALLAEEPVEEVAARFRARGAGYGVFKQELTDVVVAALDPVRRRYLDILEGAELDRVLAAGAARARSLAEPMLARVYERVGLVPPVAG
- a CDS encoding protein of unknown function (Evidence 5 : Unknown function), which translates into the protein MAHPARSGWGLAVSAGIGLAVLAAAAGWYYGHGFPASRPLPAASRPARVHRARPRPVPPALTVTVSPASGTVWGRLAEPITLHFSQPVAADGFRPPALSPAVPGRWVRVSARTWSFEPQQPWYPLSVVRLRLAAGVQAVNGAHLPRAVQARWAAPPGSDLTLDEALARLGYLPVSFTPAVPWPQGTAAWLAVLRHPLPGSFSWAYPDIPAQLAGLWQPGSANLLLRGAVMAFERQHGLPTDGVAGPAVWQALVAALAAGQTNPDGYTYVLVQETLPETLYLWHDGQVVLTSLANTGIPQSPTLLGTFPIYLRYRSQDMRGVNPWGQPYNDPGVPFVNYFAEADAIHGFVRARYGFPQSLGCVELPVPEAAAVWPYLHIGTLVTVLPPGTPAGLPGAPPPGGTAPGASQSSSGSGTASGSGGGSTPVPPPPPPPPGGGVPSNTTG
- the rplJ gene encoding 50S ribosomal protein L10 — its product is MPTPAKVAAVAEMREMLTEAQGVVLADFRGLAAHQMNALRNKLRAEQVRLKVVKNTLLGIAAREAGVEGLEPYLEGQTMLAVSTVDPVAPARLMAQAAREYRQVAVKAGILGREVLDAAGVRALADLPSREVLLAQVVGTMAAPIRNLVWTLNEIPAQLVRALDQVRAQREAAAS
- the rplA gene encoding ribosomal protein L1 (BL1) (Evidence 2a : Function from experimental evidences in other organisms; PubMedId : 12682299, 16352840, 17981968, 22720735, 29967120; Product type s : structure), which encodes MAKVGKKMKAAEGRLDRTRLYAPEEALQLVKELAFAKFDESVDVAVRLGVDPRHSDQVVRGAVVLPHGTGRSRTVLVFAKGDKAREAQEAGADFVGDEDLAERIQNGWTGFDTAVATPDMMGLVGRLGKILGPKGLMPNPRTGTVTMDVATAVREIKLGKVEYRTEKAGIVHVPIGRVSFPVEHLVENLAALIDALNKARPAAAKGQYIRGVTVSSTMGPGVPVNPLEVSRVAQGA
- the ddl gene encoding D-alanine--D-alanine ligase; translation: MAPLPHVSVIMGGPSTEHAVSLASGRMVFEALDRSRYRVSALVIHRDGRWERTTDPAGVPLVPEGAPPRPRREEAIRGAALLADVDLAFLALHGTFGEDGTIQGFLETLGVPYTGSGRLASALAMDKVMAKRVFRQAGLPVAAEILVDRATWQADRSGVLAAVTALGPVVAIKPNVGGSSVGVSRAEGEAAAAEGLAAALAVAPAALVEPWLDGAEITVAVLEDADGEPRPLPPVAIRPRRGRFFDFASKYETGGADEICPAPLDPADAESLGALALEAHRALGARGLSRADFILTPGGPVLLEVNTLPGLTPNSLLPKAAAAAGLPFPRLVDRIVQRALAAV
- the rplL gene encoding ribosomal protein L12 (BL9) (Evidence 2a : Function from experimental evidences in other organisms; PubMedId : 12682299, 6771249, 8755892, 26101249; Product type s : structure), whose amino-acid sequence is MANVSEIVEMVKGMSVLELSQLVKALEEEFGVSAAAPVMAAAPVAAPGAAGAAAGPAEEVEQTEFDVVLTSAGDKKVQVIKAVRELTGLSLTEAKALVDGAPKAVKEKISRADAEAAKAKLEEAGATVEIK